Proteins encoded in a region of the Mycobacterium branderi genome:
- a CDS encoding lsr2/espR transcriptional regulator, protein MMSEPLYELKAEFFKTLGHPARIRILELLSVRDRSVGELLPEVRLESSNLSQQLGVLRRAGVVVASKDGNSVIYSIASPDIAELLAVGRKVLTGMLSDRVAVLEDLRAGDSAVGR, encoded by the coding sequence GTGATGTCGGAGCCGTTGTACGAGCTCAAAGCAGAGTTTTTTAAGACTCTGGGGCATCCGGCACGGATCAGGATCCTGGAGTTGCTGTCGGTGCGGGACCGGTCGGTGGGTGAACTGTTGCCCGAGGTGAGGTTGGAGTCGTCGAATCTGTCTCAGCAGCTGGGCGTGCTGCGAAGGGCGGGTGTGGTCGTCGCGAGCAAGGACGGTAACTCGGTGATTTATTCGATCGCGTCGCCCGACATCGCGGAGTTGCTGGCGGTCGGGCGCAAGGTGTTGACCGGGATGCTCAGCGACCGGGTCGCGGTGCTGGAGGATCTGCGCGCCGGCGACTCGGCGGTTGGACGCTAG
- a CDS encoding ArsR/SmtB family transcription factor gives MLADSRQPLYRMKAEFFKTLGHPARIRVLELLSSREYAVSEMLPEVGVEPANLSQQLSILRRAGLVTARREGLSVRYALTSPQVAELLVVARTILTGVVAGQAETLEEIPESLLAEPTG, from the coding sequence ATCTTGGCGGACTCGCGCCAGCCGCTGTACCGGATGAAGGCGGAGTTCTTCAAAACGCTGGGTCATCCGGCCCGCATCCGGGTCCTCGAGCTGCTCAGTAGCCGCGAATACGCGGTCTCCGAGATGCTGCCCGAAGTCGGTGTCGAGCCGGCCAACCTGTCTCAGCAGCTGTCCATTCTGCGTCGCGCCGGCCTGGTGACTGCCCGCCGAGAGGGCTTGTCAGTGCGCTATGCGCTGACCTCACCGCAAGTCGCCGAGCTGCTGGTGGTCGCCAGGACCATCCTCACCGGAGTCGTCGCCGGCCAGGCCGAAACCCTCGAAGAAATCCCCGAATCCCTGCTGGCCGAGCCAACAGGCTGA
- a CDS encoding steroid 3-ketoacyl-CoA thiolase produces the protein MGTPVIVEAVRTPIGKRGGWLSGMHAAEILGAAQTALIERAHIDPALVEQVIGGCVTQAGAQSNNITRTAWLAAGLPWHVGATTIDCQCGSAQQANHLIAGLIATGAIDIGIACGVEAMSQVPLGANVGVAAGPRRPESWDIDLPDQFEAAERIAKRRNLTRSDIEILGVRSQALAKRAWEQGHFEREVVPVKAPVLDEEGHATGKTQVVSRDQGLRDTTDGSLAKLKPIIEGGIHTAGTSSQISDGAAAVLLMDAYRARPLGLRPRARIVGQVLVGAEPHFHLDGPVQATTRVLEKAGMKIGDLDLFEVNEAFASVVLSWAQVHQPDLEKVNVNGGAIALGHPVGSTGSRLIATALHELERRDLSTALITMCNGGALATGTIIERM, from the coding sequence ATGGGTACACCAGTAATCGTTGAGGCGGTTCGCACGCCTATCGGCAAGCGGGGCGGATGGCTGTCGGGAATGCACGCGGCCGAGATCCTCGGCGCCGCACAGACCGCGCTGATCGAGCGCGCACATATCGATCCGGCCCTCGTCGAGCAGGTTATCGGTGGCTGCGTCACCCAGGCCGGCGCCCAGTCCAACAACATCACCCGCACCGCCTGGTTGGCCGCCGGGCTGCCATGGCACGTCGGCGCCACCACGATCGACTGCCAATGCGGGTCCGCCCAGCAAGCCAACCACCTCATCGCCGGTCTGATCGCCACCGGCGCCATCGACATCGGCATCGCGTGCGGCGTCGAGGCGATGAGCCAGGTTCCGCTGGGTGCCAACGTCGGCGTCGCAGCTGGTCCACGTCGCCCGGAGTCCTGGGACATCGACCTGCCGGACCAATTCGAGGCTGCCGAGCGTATTGCCAAGCGACGCAACCTGACTCGCAGCGATATCGAGATACTCGGCGTGCGTTCCCAGGCCCTGGCCAAACGGGCGTGGGAGCAGGGTCATTTCGAACGCGAGGTCGTCCCAGTGAAGGCTCCCGTCCTCGACGAGGAAGGCCACGCAACCGGTAAAACGCAGGTAGTTTCCCGCGATCAAGGTCTGCGTGACACCACAGACGGATCTCTGGCGAAGCTCAAGCCAATTATCGAGGGTGGCATCCACACCGCAGGCACCTCATCACAAATCTCCGATGGCGCCGCGGCGGTGTTGCTGATGGACGCCTATCGTGCCCGACCGCTGGGCTTGCGGCCGCGCGCCCGGATCGTTGGCCAGGTCCTCGTGGGCGCCGAGCCCCACTTCCATCTCGACGGCCCAGTGCAGGCCACCACCCGAGTGCTGGAGAAGGCCGGCATGAAGATCGGCGACCTGGACCTGTTCGAGGTCAACGAGGCCTTCGCCTCGGTCGTGCTGTCGTGGGCGCAGGTGCACCAGCCCGACCTAGAAAAGGTCAACGTCAACGGCGGCGCGATCGCCCTCGGGCATCCAGTCGGCAGTACAGGCTCGCGACTGATCGCCACGGCCCTACACGAGCTCGAGCGGCGCGACCTATCCACCGCGCTGATCACCATGTGTAACGGCGGCGCACTCGCCACCGGCACCATCATCGAACGAATGTAG
- a CDS encoding phosphoenolpyruvate carboxykinase (GTP), with product MTIATITGLDTAPITATAIIDWVQTVADLTTPDEVVWCDGSDDEWRRLTTLLVDKGTFVALTKKPNSFWCTSDPEDVARVEDRTFICSQQPSDAGPTNNWMDPVDMKTVMTEEYRGAMAGRTMYVIAFCMGPLDAAEPKFGVQITDSEYVAVSMQIMTRSGTPVWKKLDSDADVVRCLHSVGAPLHPGQADVPWPCDHTKYISHFPEERTIWSYGSGYGGNALLGKKCYSLRIASKMARDEGWLAEHMLILKLTSPEQQVHYIAAAFPSSCGKTNLAMLSPTLQGWKAETVGDDIAWMRFGDDGRLYAVNPEAGFFGVAPGTGAHTNPHAMATIRRGNSIFTNVALTDDGDVWWEGMTPDTPAHLIDWKRRDWTPDCDAPAAHPNSRYCTPIAQCPTAAPEWNDPAGVPISAIFFGGRRAGAIPLVSQAFDWQHGVFLASTLSSETTAAATGTVGVVRRDPMAMLPFIGYHVGDYFQHWLDIGANTNPDLLPKIFYVNWFRRGDDGTFLWPGFGDNSRVLKWALQRIEGSVDAIRTPIGDVPALEDLDLDGMDRSAYDDAKILAALEVNPTEWETEIEWIDTWYASIGGNKLPDVLRQELGNLRQRLAATRHDAGNHTR from the coding sequence ATGACCATCGCCACCATCACCGGCCTGGACACCGCACCGATCACCGCTACCGCCATCATCGACTGGGTCCAGACGGTGGCCGACCTGACCACCCCTGATGAGGTGGTGTGGTGCGACGGCTCGGACGACGAATGGCGCAGGCTGACCACACTTCTCGTCGACAAAGGCACCTTCGTCGCGCTCACGAAAAAGCCCAACTCCTTCTGGTGCACGTCAGACCCCGAGGACGTTGCCCGCGTGGAGGACCGCACCTTCATCTGCTCGCAGCAGCCCTCTGACGCCGGGCCCACGAACAACTGGATGGACCCCGTCGACATGAAAACCGTGATGACCGAGGAGTATCGCGGCGCGATGGCCGGTCGCACCATGTACGTCATCGCGTTCTGCATGGGACCGCTGGATGCCGCCGAACCCAAATTCGGAGTCCAGATCACCGACTCCGAATACGTCGCGGTGTCCATGCAGATCATGACCCGCTCCGGAACACCCGTCTGGAAGAAACTCGATAGCGACGCCGACGTGGTCCGATGCCTCCACTCGGTCGGCGCACCCCTGCACCCGGGGCAGGCCGACGTGCCGTGGCCATGCGACCACACCAAGTACATCTCTCATTTCCCCGAAGAACGCACGATCTGGAGCTATGGCTCCGGCTATGGCGGCAATGCCCTGCTAGGCAAGAAGTGCTACTCGCTGCGCATCGCCTCGAAGATGGCCCGCGACGAGGGCTGGCTCGCCGAGCACATGCTGATCCTCAAACTCACTTCCCCCGAGCAGCAGGTGCACTACATCGCCGCCGCCTTCCCCTCCTCATGTGGCAAGACGAACCTGGCCATGCTGTCCCCGACACTTCAGGGGTGGAAAGCTGAGACCGTCGGCGACGACATCGCCTGGATGCGATTCGGCGACGACGGTCGCCTGTACGCCGTCAATCCCGAGGCCGGATTCTTCGGCGTGGCCCCCGGCACCGGCGCACACACCAATCCGCACGCGATGGCCACCATCAGACGAGGCAACTCGATATTCACCAACGTCGCGCTCACCGACGACGGCGACGTGTGGTGGGAAGGCATGACCCCCGACACCCCCGCGCACCTCATCGACTGGAAGCGCCGCGACTGGACCCCCGACTGCGACGCACCCGCCGCGCACCCTAATTCCCGCTACTGCACGCCTATCGCCCAATGCCCCACCGCCGCCCCCGAATGGAACGACCCTGCGGGCGTGCCGATCTCGGCGATCTTCTTCGGCGGCCGCCGCGCCGGCGCCATCCCGCTGGTCAGCCAGGCGTTCGACTGGCAGCACGGGGTGTTTTTGGCCTCGACCCTGTCCTCGGAAACCACCGCCGCCGCCACCGGCACGGTCGGGGTGGTGCGCCGCGACCCAATGGCCATGCTGCCCTTCATCGGCTATCACGTCGGCGACTATTTTCAGCACTGGCTCGACATCGGCGCGAACACCAACCCGGACCTATTGCCGAAGATCTTCTACGTCAACTGGTTTCGGCGCGGCGATGACGGCACGTTCCTATGGCCGGGCTTCGGCGACAACTCCCGCGTCCTCAAATGGGCGCTGCAACGCATCGAAGGCAGCGTCGACGCCATCAGAACGCCAATCGGTGACGTACCCGCCCTCGAGGACCTCGACCTCGACGGCATGGACCGCTCCGCATACGACGACGCGAAAATCCTTGCCGCGCTTGAGGTCAACCCGACCGAGTGGGAAACCGAGATCGAATGGATCGATACGTGGTACGCCAGCATCGGTGGCAACAAACTTCCCGACGTCTTGCGCCAAGAACTAGGCAACCTCAGACAGCGCCTCGCCGCCACACGACACGACGCCGGCAACCACACTCGATAA
- a CDS encoding hydrogenase large subunit translates to MTPEWSRQPVSSDELRDRAEELTTNGFRLALVAAHDDADRLRVVYLFLAGRPDRRVELECVLPVDDPSLPSLAYLSFPAGRFEREMLDLYGISPIGHPRPRRLVRHAHWPEAWYPMRADAGPAPEFTATGHFPFVTVDGTGVYEIPVGPVHAGLIEPGHFRFSVVGETVLRLKARLWFVHRGLEQLFHGRIASGAVDLAERVSGDTSAAHALAHSLAVEDALGIVVPNNVHRLRALLIELERLYNHAADLGALANDVGFALANAHALRIREELLRINAAVTGHRLLRGAIRPGGVTLHALPDARQLRSIAADLAEVAELTLGNSVIYDRFAGTAILPADDACAMGCLGYVARASGIRTDARVEHPSVALPVTEITQSAGDVLARYTVRRDEFAASTTLATYLAESHTGTLDYHTPTPVVGGPRSGVGIVEGWRGTIVHRVEIAADCRITRAKIVDPSWFNWPALPVAMADTIVPDFPLTNKSFNLSYAGNDL, encoded by the coding sequence ATGACGCCGGAATGGTCGCGGCAGCCGGTGTCGTCCGACGAACTGCGAGACAGGGCCGAAGAACTCACGACCAACGGTTTCCGGCTGGCACTGGTCGCAGCGCACGACGATGCGGACCGGTTGCGGGTCGTCTATCTATTCCTCGCCGGGCGCCCTGACCGCCGCGTCGAGCTCGAATGCGTTCTGCCCGTTGATGATCCGTCGCTACCGTCGCTTGCATATTTGTCGTTTCCGGCTGGCCGCTTCGAACGCGAAATGCTCGACCTGTACGGCATCAGCCCGATCGGGCATCCCCGGCCGCGCCGCCTGGTGCGCCACGCGCACTGGCCCGAAGCCTGGTATCCGATGCGGGCCGACGCGGGCCCGGCACCCGAATTCACGGCGACCGGTCACTTCCCGTTCGTCACCGTCGACGGCACCGGGGTGTATGAGATCCCGGTCGGCCCGGTGCATGCCGGGCTGATCGAACCCGGCCACTTCCGGTTCTCCGTCGTCGGTGAAACCGTGTTGCGCCTCAAGGCCCGGTTGTGGTTCGTGCACCGCGGCCTCGAACAACTCTTCCACGGCCGCATCGCAAGCGGCGCGGTCGATCTCGCCGAACGGGTCAGCGGCGACACTTCCGCCGCACACGCTCTCGCGCACAGTCTCGCCGTCGAAGACGCCCTTGGGATAGTGGTCCCCAACAATGTGCACCGGCTGCGGGCCCTGCTGATCGAACTCGAACGGCTCTACAACCATGCCGCCGATCTGGGCGCCCTTGCCAATGACGTCGGATTCGCCCTGGCCAACGCACACGCCCTGCGGATCCGCGAAGAACTACTCCGCATCAACGCCGCCGTCACCGGGCACCGGCTGCTACGCGGGGCCATCCGACCGGGCGGCGTCACGCTGCATGCGCTTCCCGACGCGAGGCAGTTGCGGTCCATCGCGGCCGACCTTGCCGAGGTCGCCGAGCTGACGCTGGGAAACAGTGTCATCTACGACCGCTTCGCCGGCACCGCCATCCTGCCCGCCGACGACGCCTGCGCCATGGGCTGCCTGGGATACGTCGCCCGCGCTAGCGGCATCCGCACCGACGCCCGAGTCGAGCATCCCAGCGTCGCGCTGCCCGTCACCGAGATCACCCAGTCGGCCGGCGACGTCCTGGCCCGCTACACGGTCCGGCGCGACGAATTCGCCGCCTCCACCACGTTGGCCACCTACCTGGCCGAATCCCACACCGGCACCCTCGACTACCACACACCGACTCCCGTGGTGGGCGGCCCGCGCAGCGGTGTCGGCATCGTCGAAGGCTGGCGCGGCACCATCGTGCACCGCGTCGAGATCGCCGCCGATTGCCGCATCACCCGCGCCAAGATCGTCGACCCGTCCTGGTTCAACTGGCCGGCGCTTCCAGTCGCCATGGCCGACACGATCGTCCCCGACTTCCCGCTGACCAACAAGAGTTTCAACCTGTCCTACGCCGGCAACGATCTGTGA
- a CDS encoding respiratory chain complex I subunit 1 family protein, producing MSYVAGAAQILAVMAGAPLVIGAMRQVRARLEGRGGGGVLQPWRDLRKQLGKQQISPQGTTVVFAAAPAIVAGTTLLIVAIAPIVATGSPLDAAADLFAVVGLLFLGTVALTLAGIDTGTSFGGMGASREITIAALVEPTILLAVFALSIPAGSANLGALVTNTIDHPGQVVSLTGLLAFVALVIVIVAETGRLPVDNPATHLELTMVHEAMVLEYAGPRLALVEWASGMRLTVLLALLANLFLPWGIAGGHPSAVDVAIGLAAITAKVTVLAVALAGAEVFIAKLRLFRVPELLAGSFLLALLAVTAANFFTARA from the coding sequence ATGTCCTACGTGGCGGGCGCCGCGCAGATCCTCGCGGTGATGGCCGGCGCGCCCCTGGTGATCGGCGCGATGCGTCAAGTGCGGGCACGGCTGGAGGGCCGCGGCGGCGGTGGTGTGCTGCAACCCTGGCGCGATCTGCGCAAGCAGCTCGGCAAACAGCAGATCAGCCCGCAGGGCACCACGGTCGTATTCGCTGCCGCGCCGGCGATCGTCGCCGGGACGACGTTGCTCATCGTCGCGATTGCACCCATCGTGGCGACGGGGTCCCCGCTGGATGCTGCCGCCGACCTGTTCGCCGTCGTCGGCCTGTTGTTTCTGGGCACCGTCGCGTTGACGCTCGCCGGCATCGACACCGGCACCTCGTTCGGCGGCATGGGTGCCAGCCGCGAGATCACCATCGCCGCATTGGTTGAGCCGACGATCCTGCTCGCCGTGTTCGCCTTGTCGATTCCCGCCGGCTCGGCGAATCTGGGTGCGCTGGTGACCAACACCATCGATCATCCCGGGCAGGTGGTGTCGCTGACCGGTTTGCTGGCGTTCGTCGCGCTGGTGATCGTGATCGTCGCCGAGACCGGCCGGCTACCCGTCGACAACCCGGCCACGCACCTGGAGTTGACGATGGTGCACGAGGCGATGGTCCTCGAATATGCCGGTCCGCGCCTGGCGCTGGTCGAATGGGCATCGGGGATGCGGCTCACCGTGCTGTTGGCGTTGCTGGCCAATCTGTTCCTGCCCTGGGGGATCGCCGGCGGGCATCCGAGCGCCGTTGACGTCGCGATCGGGCTTGCGGCGATCACCGCCAAGGTGACCGTGCTGGCGGTGGCGCTGGCCGGCGCCGAGGTGTTCATCGCCAAGCTGCGGCTGTTCCGGGTGCCCGAGCTGCTCGCCGGGTCGTTTCTGCTTGCCCTGCTCGCGGTGACGGCCGCGAACTTCTTCACCGCGCGGGCCTAA
- a CDS encoding NADH-quinone oxidoreductase subunit B family protein, translating to MGWISKIVRVGRVVERARSMPASAMEPPAGVEGSLQVRHVDAGSCNGCEVEISGAFGPVYDAERFGARLVASPRHADALLVTGVVTRNMVEPLRNTLAATPQPRVVIACGDCALNRGVFTDAYGVVGAVGEIVPVDVEVAGCPPTPAQIVDALRSVTGK from the coding sequence ATGGGATGGATCAGTAAGATCGTGCGCGTCGGCCGCGTTGTCGAGCGGGCTCGTAGTATGCCGGCTTCGGCAATGGAACCGCCTGCGGGAGTTGAAGGTTCGCTGCAGGTTCGTCATGTCGATGCCGGCTCGTGCAACGGCTGTGAGGTCGAGATATCCGGCGCGTTCGGGCCGGTATATGACGCGGAACGGTTCGGGGCGCGGCTGGTCGCCTCCCCCCGGCATGCCGATGCGTTGTTGGTGACCGGGGTGGTGACCCGCAATATGGTTGAGCCGCTGCGTAATACGCTCGCGGCGACACCTCAGCCGCGCGTGGTGATCGCCTGTGGTGACTGCGCCCTCAACCGCGGCGTGTTCACGGATGCATATGGTGTGGTCGGCGCGGTCGGTGAGATCGTGCCTGTCGATGTCGAGGTCGCCGGTTGCCCGCCGACGCCTGCGCAGATCGTGGACGCTCTGCGCTCGGTAACGGGGAAATGA
- a CDS encoding proton-conducting transporter transmembrane domain-containing protein — MTALLLAAILAPLAAAGAAAALGWRRLTSTVTVLSAATVLGCGAALSFTVGSQQYFVLGGLLRVDALCVTMLIVIGIVGTLATWASIGYIDAECADGHTDAGGARLYGALTPAFLAAMVVAVCANNIGVIWVAIEATTVITAFLVGHRRTRTALEATWKYVIICSVGIAIAFLGTVLLYFAARHAGASAALALNLDVLGAHAHTLDPAVSRLAGGLLLIGYGAKAGLAPFHTWLADAHSQAPAPVSALMSGVLLSVAMSVLIRITPIVGAAAGPTFLRAGLLTVGLVTLFVAALMLTVTGDVKRMLAYSSMENMGLIAIAAAAGTTLAIAALLLHVLAHGVGKTVLFLAGGQLQAAHGSTAIADITGVVQRSHLIGGSFAVGLIVLLGLPPFAMFASELALAHALADARLAWVLGAAMLLIAIAFAALVRNASRMLLGPAAAAAPPITAPTTVTAALLVGVAASIVLGVTAGPLTDLFSTAAGQLGALR, encoded by the coding sequence ATGACAGCACTGCTACTAGCCGCCATCCTCGCGCCGCTGGCCGCGGCGGGCGCCGCGGCGGCACTCGGGTGGCGCCGCCTCACCAGCACTGTGACCGTGCTCTCGGCGGCCACGGTGCTCGGCTGCGGTGCGGCGCTCTCCTTCACCGTCGGGTCACAGCAGTACTTCGTGCTGGGGGGCCTGCTGCGGGTCGATGCCCTCTGCGTCACCATGCTCATCGTCATCGGGATTGTCGGCACGCTGGCCACCTGGGCCAGCATCGGCTACATCGACGCCGAATGCGCCGACGGCCACACCGACGCCGGCGGAGCCAGGCTGTACGGGGCCCTGACACCAGCGTTCCTCGCCGCGATGGTCGTGGCGGTGTGCGCCAACAACATCGGCGTGATCTGGGTGGCCATCGAGGCCACCACGGTCATCACCGCGTTCCTGGTCGGTCACCGACGCACCCGCACCGCGCTCGAAGCGACCTGGAAATACGTCATCATCTGCTCGGTCGGCATCGCGATCGCCTTCCTGGGCACCGTGCTGCTGTACTTCGCCGCGCGCCACGCCGGCGCGTCGGCGGCGCTCGCACTGAATCTCGACGTTCTTGGCGCACACGCACACACCCTCGATCCGGCGGTCAGCAGGCTCGCCGGCGGTCTGCTGCTCATCGGCTACGGCGCCAAGGCCGGGCTGGCTCCCTTTCACACCTGGCTGGCCGATGCGCACAGCCAGGCGCCGGCCCCGGTGTCGGCGCTGATGAGCGGGGTGTTGCTGTCGGTGGCGATGTCGGTTTTGATCCGCATCACTCCGATCGTCGGCGCAGCCGCCGGTCCCACATTTCTGCGCGCCGGGCTGCTCACGGTCGGGTTGGTCACGCTGTTTGTCGCTGCGCTCATGCTGACGGTGACCGGCGATGTGAAGCGGATGCTGGCCTACTCCTCGATGGAAAATATGGGTTTGATCGCCATCGCCGCGGCGGCCGGGACCACGCTGGCGATCGCCGCGCTGTTGCTGCACGTCCTGGCACACGGCGTCGGCAAGACGGTGCTGTTTTTGGCCGGCGGACAACTTCAGGCCGCGCACGGCTCCACCGCCATCGCCGACATCACCGGCGTCGTGCAACGCTCACACCTGATCGGCGGGTCGTTCGCCGTCGGGCTGATCGTCCTGCTGGGCTTGCCACCGTTCGCGATGTTCGCCAGCGAGCTGGCCCTGGCCCACGCACTGGCCGATGCCCGGTTGGCTTGGGTCCTTGGCGCCGCGATGCTGCTGATCGCCATCGCCTTCGCCGCGCTGGTGCGCAACGCGAGCCGCATGCTGCTCGGCCCTGCGGCCGCCGCGGCGCCCCCCATCACCGCGCCCACCACCGTCACCGCGGCCCTGCTCGTCGGCGTCGCCGCCTCGATCGTCCTCGGTGTCACCGCGGGCCCGTTGACCGACCTGTTCAGCACCGCCGCAGGCCAGCTCGGGGCGCTGCGATGA
- a CDS encoding proton-conducting transporter transmembrane domain-containing protein, whose amino-acid sequence MTATLTAAPIEAPNTLRRNVIASRLAGLTSSGLGIGGAVCGIAAVFGVRQTVHVGWLLPLSGLQLDLDPVGGFFMALIGGVAVPVGFYSIGYARREHLGRVSLAMLPLFVAAMMLVPAAGSVTTFLLAWELMATASLVLVLAQHTRPEVRSAGLFYAVMTQLGFVAILIGLMVLSAAGGADRFADLTRVSDGARTVVFVLTMAGFGSKAGLVPLHAWLPRAHPEAPSPVSALMSAAMVNLGVYGIVRFDLQLLGPGPRWWAITLLVVGGVSAVYGVLQASVATDLKRLLAYSTTENMGLITLALGAATLLADSGAHSAATIAMAAALLHLIGHAAFKSLGFLAAGSVLAATGLRDLDLLGGLARRMPATTALFGVAALGASGLPLGAGFVSEWLLVQSLIHAAPQHNTVVALAAPLAVGAVALTTGLGVAAMVKAFGIGFLARPRSQPAADAREVPAVMVAGMALAATGCVVVAVAPLVVGSMLGRVLTELPASRAVAFTDFGAVLRLPGLHGSIAPGAIAAALAAAVLAAVGLACWRSRRRSDPVTLPLWACGADELTPRMQYTATSFAEPLQRVFDDVLRPDTDIEITHLTESRYLAEAVTYRTRIADAIEERLYAPVIGAVAAAAQLVRRAHTGSVHLYLAYGMLGVLIVLVVAR is encoded by the coding sequence ATGACGGCCACACTCACGGCCGCTCCGATAGAGGCGCCGAACACGTTGCGCCGCAATGTCATCGCTTCGCGTCTCGCCGGCCTTACCTCGTCGGGCCTCGGAATCGGCGGTGCGGTGTGCGGGATCGCGGCGGTATTCGGCGTGCGGCAAACGGTGCATGTCGGATGGCTGCTTCCGTTGTCCGGGTTGCAGCTGGACCTCGATCCGGTCGGCGGGTTCTTCATGGCGTTGATCGGCGGGGTCGCGGTTCCGGTCGGCTTCTATTCGATCGGCTATGCACGGCGTGAGCATCTGGGCCGGGTTTCGTTGGCGATGTTGCCGTTGTTCGTCGCGGCGATGATGTTGGTGCCCGCCGCCGGCTCGGTCACGACGTTTCTGTTGGCGTGGGAGTTGATGGCGACTGCGTCGCTGGTACTGGTGCTGGCGCAGCACACTCGGCCCGAGGTTCGTTCGGCGGGCTTGTTTTATGCGGTGATGACCCAGCTCGGGTTCGTCGCGATCCTGATCGGGTTGATGGTGTTGTCGGCTGCCGGCGGCGCCGACCGCTTTGCGGACTTGACGCGGGTGAGCGATGGTGCCCGGACCGTGGTGTTCGTGCTGACGATGGCCGGCTTCGGGTCCAAGGCGGGTCTGGTGCCGTTGCATGCCTGGCTGCCGCGGGCGCACCCGGAGGCGCCGAGTCCGGTATCGGCGTTGATGAGCGCGGCGATGGTCAACCTGGGCGTCTACGGCATCGTCCGGTTCGATCTGCAGCTGCTCGGCCCGGGTCCGCGCTGGTGGGCCATCACGCTGCTGGTCGTGGGAGGCGTGTCCGCGGTGTACGGGGTGCTGCAGGCGTCGGTGGCGACGGATCTCAAACGGCTGCTTGCGTATTCGACCACCGAGAACATGGGGCTGATTACTCTCGCGCTGGGGGCGGCGACGCTGTTGGCGGATTCGGGCGCCCATTCGGCGGCGACGATCGCGATGGCTGCGGCACTGCTGCACCTGATCGGGCACGCGGCGTTCAAGAGCCTGGGGTTCCTCGCGGCGGGATCGGTGCTGGCCGCGACCGGGCTGCGGGATCTGGACTTGCTCGGGGGGTTGGCGCGGCGGATGCCGGCGACGACGGCGCTGTTCGGGGTGGCCGCGCTCGGCGCGTCCGGGTTGCCGCTGGGTGCGGGGTTTGTCAGCGAGTGGCTGCTGGTGCAGTCGTTGATTCATGCCGCGCCGCAGCACAACACGGTCGTGGCGTTGGCGGCGCCGCTGGCGGTCGGGGCGGTCGCGCTCACCACAGGACTCGGTGTGGCGGCGATGGTGAAAGCATTCGGTATCGGGTTTCTGGCCCGCCCGCGCTCGCAGCCGGCTGCCGACGCGCGTGAAGTACCTGCGGTCATGGTGGCGGGAATGGCGCTCGCGGCGACCGGTTGCGTCGTGGTGGCGGTGGCGCCTCTGGTCGTCGGGTCCATGTTGGGGCGGGTACTCACCGAGCTGCCCGCTTCCCGCGCAGTGGCGTTCACTGATTTCGGCGCGGTTCTGCGGCTGCCGGGCCTGCACGGCTCGATCGCGCCGGGCGCGATCGCCGCGGCTCTGGCTGCCGCCGTGCTGGCCGCGGTCGGCCTGGCGTGTTGGCGGTCGCGGCGGCGCTCGGATCCAGTGACGCTGCCGCTGTGGGCCTGTGGCGCCGACGAACTCACCCCACGGATGCAGTACACCGCCACGTCGTTCGCCGAACCGCTGCAACGCGTGTTCGATGACGTGCTGCGCCCGGACACCGACATCGAGATCACCCACCTCACCGAGTCGCGCTACCTGGCCGAGGCTGTCACCTACCGGACCCGGATCGCCGACGCGATCGAGGAACGGCTCTACGCCCCGGTTATCGGGGCGGTGGCCGCGGCCGCTCAGCTGGTCCGGCGCGCCCACACCGGCAGCGTGCACCTCTATCTCGCCTACGGCATGCTTGGCGTGCTGATCGTGCTGGTGGTGGCCCGGTGA